In a genomic window of Rhododendron vialii isolate Sample 1 chromosome 12a, ASM3025357v1:
- the LOC131311085 gene encoding uncharacterized protein LOC131311085 isoform X2 gives MPGVTTQPTQLPTSSTQPHLLPNAAPTSVVVKKRARGPTRGKNMDKVRKELGHPIPVEIDRVARKLVGDHSTAVAAALGEQIRDHAPVRDIRWKAIDFGIKESIVVRVGQTFDIGDYKNDMEARETIDLKCQDLYKEWKSNLCKRYFAMKNKTKSDRGKHARSKVKFNHTSGSRSFISRASMILKEKRKKQNIAEKFEMTHRRHRHGGEWINDKAREHHAKLKAKLKEQSQPNVTNPSSERQISVDVLGKRSIYVKEYRSRMSTISSFNQPQEPDPEASLLQRKVDDQAKTLTKHSRTMTVVQGLLQVLAVKAGVDPAQVQEVIDGCNSEASTSDEEADAVGNSDELNTLDEEDDEASISSEEDDATSTG, from the exons ATGCCTGGGGTGACGACCCAGCCAACCCAGCTCCCCACCTCGTCTACCCAGCCTCACCTGCTTCCTAACGCAG CACCAACCTCAGTTGTGGTCAAGAAGCGTGCGCGAGGCCCAACTCGAGGGAAGAATATGGACAAGGTTAGGAAAGAACTTGGTCATCCTATACCTGTTGAAATTGACCGTGTGGCTCGGAAACTAGTAGGGGATCATTCCACTGCAGTGGCGGCTGCCCTTGGGGAACAAATAAGAGATCATGCACCTGTTCGAGACATTCGTTGGAAAGCGATTGATTTTGGGATCAAAGAATCCATCGTTGTTAGAGTTGGG CAAACTTTTGACATTGGAGACTACAAGAATGATATGGAGGCTAGGGAAACCATAGACCTAAAGTGTCAGGATTTATACAAGGAATGGAAGAGCAACTTGTGCAAACGCTATTTTGCCATGAAAAATAAG ACGAAGTCCGACAGAGGAAAGCATGCCCGATCCAAGGTGAAATTCAATCATACAAGTGGCTCCAGATCGTTTATATCGCGAGCTTCTATGATT CTAAAAGAGAAGCGTAAAAAACAGAACATTGCGGAGAAGTTCGAGATGACCCATAGACGTCATCGACATGGGGGAGAGTGGATAAACGACAAGGCTCGAGAGCATCAT GCTAAATTAAAAGCAAAGCTAAAAGAACAATCACAACCCAATGTCACTAATCCTTCATCCGAGCGACAAATTTCCGTTGATGTGCTTGGAAAAAGGTCAATTTATGTGAAGGAATACAGGAGCCGCATGAGTACTATTTCATCGTTCAATCAACCTCAAGAACCTGATCCCGAGGCGTCTCTTCTACAGAGGAAGGTTGACGATCAAGCTAAGACCTTGACTAAGCATTCTCGGACAATGACAGTAGTTCAAGGCCTTCTTCAGGTGTTGGCTGTAAAAGCAGGGGTTGATCCAGCCCAAGTTCAAGAGGTAATCGATGGGTGCAATAGTGAGGCAAGCACATCAGATGAAGAGGCTGATGCGGTGGGCAACTCAGACGAATTAAACACATTAGATGAAGAGGATGATGAGGCGAGCATATCAAGTGAAGAGGATGATGCAACTTCTACTGGATAA
- the LOC131311084 gene encoding valerianol synthase TPS8-like, with translation MDHLSLEKPTIPDTLRPLGNFPPSLWGDRFSSFTLDTQLLEKYNKEVEVLKEEVKDMLVLDHHVGAEKMVLIDALERLGVSYLFQKEIEELLENMFPKFEEYSHVFHDNLFMVSLHFRVFRQHGYDLSSDAFERFKDSNGEFKETISSDVIGMLSLYEATFLKTHGEDILDKAFCFTKAGLESLKPHLSSNLAEQVTHALYQPLQRGIPRVEARHYISVYEKDASRNEKLLRLAKIDFNRVQMLHKEELCHISRWWKEWDLRSHIPYVRDRAVECFFYSTAVCFEPQYFLARLVLTKTMIMISVLDDTYDAYGTYEELKCFTNAVQRWDMNAIDQLPNYMKPIYKALLSVHDEFYQEIMAKKEINYSVQYLEEAYKEVVRCYDVETEWLKKGYVQKMEEYLANALVTITSPLLTTAAFVGMGEIATLEAFQWLQSQPRILMACSTIFRVINDIQSCKTEDERSHVATGVECYMKQHGVSRPEAISDLLKIIENAWIDINEEMMRQTMISRDLVIRILNFACLYGVVYKYSDGYTQPKCAKDSIIALYEDSISI, from the exons ATGGACCATCTTTCTCTGGAAAAGCCTACAATACCCGACACTCTTCGCCCCTTAGGGAACTTTCCCCCCAGTTTATGGGGAGATCGATTTTCCTCATTCACTTTAGATACCCAG TTActagaaaaatacaataaagaGGTTGAAGTATTGAAGGAAGAAGTGAAGGATATGCTAGTACTAGATCACCATGTTGGAGCAGAGAAGATGGTTCTGATCGATGCACTTGAACGCCTTGGTGTTTCCTACCTCTTCCAGAAAGAGATTGAAGAGCTTTTGGAGAACATGTTTCCAAAGTTTGAGGAATATAGTCATGTTTTCCATGATAATTTGTTCATGGTGTCACTTCACTTTCGAGTGTTTAGGCAACATGGCTATGACTTGTCTTCTG ATGCCTTTGAAAGATTCAAAGACAGTAATGGCGAGTTCAAGGAAACCATAAGCAGTGATGTGATAGGTATGTTAAGCCTATATGAAGCTACTTTTTTGAAGACTCATGGAGAAGATATACTCGACAAGGCCTTTTGTTTTACAAAAGCTGGCCTTGAGTCCTTAAAACCACATTTAAGCTCAAATTTGGCAGAACAAGTGACCCATGCCCTGTACCAACCACTCCAAAGGGGAATTCCAAGAGTTGAAGCTAGGCATTACATTTCTGTTTATGAAAAGGATGCTTCTAGGAATGAAAAGCTATTGAGGCTTGCAAAGATTGATTTCAATCGGGTACAGATGTTACACAAGGAAGAACTTTGCCACATCTCCAG GTGGTGGAAAGAGTGGGATCTACGGTCACATATTCCTTATGTGAGGGACAGAGCAGTGGAGTGCTTTTTCTATTCTACAGCAGTTTGTTTCGAACCGCAATACTTTCTTGCCCGTTTGGTTCTCACAAAAACTATGATAATGATATCTGTTCTAGATGATACCTACGATGCTTATGGCACCTATGAAGAACTCAAATGTTTCACAAACGCAGTGCAGAG GTGGGACATGAATGCTATTGATCAACTCCCTAACTACATGAAGCCAATCTACAAGGCTCTCCTAAGCGTTCATGATGAATTTTACCAGGAGATCATggcaaagaaagaaataaactaCAGCGTCCAATATTTAGAAGAAGCG TACAAAGAAGTAGTAAGATGCTACGACGTTGAGACCGAGTGGTTAAAGAAAGGATATGTGCAAAAGATGGAAGAGTATTTGGCCAATGCTTTAGTAACCATCACTTCTCCATTGCTCACAACAGCGGCATTTGTAGGGATGGGAGAGATTGCAACCCTTGAGGCATTCCAATGGTTACAATCTCAACCTCGAATCCTCATGGCTTGCTCAACAATATTCCGAGTCATCAATGACATACAGAGCTGCAAG ACAGAAGATGAGAGAAGCCACGTGGCTACTGGAGTTGAGTGCTACATGAAGCAACATGGTGTTTCAAGGCCGGAAGCCATTAGTGATTTGTTGAAAATAATTGAGAATGCATGGATCGACATCAATGAAGAGATGATGAGACAAACTATGATATCTAGAGATCTTGTCATTCGAATTCTCAACTTTGCATGCCTTTACGGTGTGGTATACAAGTATAGTGATGGCTATACTCAACCAAAATGTGCCAAAGACTCCATCATTGCACTGTACGAAGATTCAATCTCCATATGA
- the LOC131311085 gene encoding uncharacterized protein LOC131311085 isoform X1, with amino-acid sequence MPGVTTQPTQLPTSSTQPHLLPNAAPTSVVVKKRARGPTRGKNMDKVRKELGHPIPVEIDRVARKLVGDHSTAVAAALGEQIRDHAPVRDIRWKAIDFGIKESIVVRVGQTFDIGDYKNDMEARETIDLKCQDLYKEWKSNLCKRYFAMKNKVADPKNHAPYPCKLEDWVFMIENVWETKDWKTKSDRGKHARSKVKFNHTSGSRSFISRASMILKEKRKKQNIAEKFEMTHRRHRHGGEWINDKAREHHAKLKAKLKEQSQPNVTNPSSERQISVDVLGKRSIYVKEYRSRMSTISSFNQPQEPDPEASLLQRKVDDQAKTLTKHSRTMTVVQGLLQVLAVKAGVDPAQVQEVIDGCNSEASTSDEEADAVGNSDELNTLDEEDDEASISSEEDDATSTG; translated from the exons ATGCCTGGGGTGACGACCCAGCCAACCCAGCTCCCCACCTCGTCTACCCAGCCTCACCTGCTTCCTAACGCAG CACCAACCTCAGTTGTGGTCAAGAAGCGTGCGCGAGGCCCAACTCGAGGGAAGAATATGGACAAGGTTAGGAAAGAACTTGGTCATCCTATACCTGTTGAAATTGACCGTGTGGCTCGGAAACTAGTAGGGGATCATTCCACTGCAGTGGCGGCTGCCCTTGGGGAACAAATAAGAGATCATGCACCTGTTCGAGACATTCGTTGGAAAGCGATTGATTTTGGGATCAAAGAATCCATCGTTGTTAGAGTTGGG CAAACTTTTGACATTGGAGACTACAAGAATGATATGGAGGCTAGGGAAACCATAGACCTAAAGTGTCAGGATTTATACAAGGAATGGAAGAGCAACTTGTGCAAACGCTATTTTGCCATGAAAAATAAGGTAGCTGACCCCAAAAATCATGCACCATATCCCTGTAAACTAGAGGACTGGGTGTTCATGATTGAGAATGTGTGGGAGACCAAGGACTGGAAG ACGAAGTCCGACAGAGGAAAGCATGCCCGATCCAAGGTGAAATTCAATCATACAAGTGGCTCCAGATCGTTTATATCGCGAGCTTCTATGATT CTAAAAGAGAAGCGTAAAAAACAGAACATTGCGGAGAAGTTCGAGATGACCCATAGACGTCATCGACATGGGGGAGAGTGGATAAACGACAAGGCTCGAGAGCATCAT GCTAAATTAAAAGCAAAGCTAAAAGAACAATCACAACCCAATGTCACTAATCCTTCATCCGAGCGACAAATTTCCGTTGATGTGCTTGGAAAAAGGTCAATTTATGTGAAGGAATACAGGAGCCGCATGAGTACTATTTCATCGTTCAATCAACCTCAAGAACCTGATCCCGAGGCGTCTCTTCTACAGAGGAAGGTTGACGATCAAGCTAAGACCTTGACTAAGCATTCTCGGACAATGACAGTAGTTCAAGGCCTTCTTCAGGTGTTGGCTGTAAAAGCAGGGGTTGATCCAGCCCAAGTTCAAGAGGTAATCGATGGGTGCAATAGTGAGGCAAGCACATCAGATGAAGAGGCTGATGCGGTGGGCAACTCAGACGAATTAAACACATTAGATGAAGAGGATGATGAGGCGAGCATATCAAGTGAAGAGGATGATGCAACTTCTACTGGATAA